The Terriglobia bacterium DNA segment TGTGCTGCTGCATGTGGTCGCGGCGGCGGGGGCGATCGATGACGCCGCGGATCACCGCATCCTTCTGAATTCCGACTCCACCCTCAGGAACCTCCACGCAGTGTGCGATGTCGCCACTCGGTAGCTCGGTGACTTCAACGATGCGGAGCTTCGGGCCGTCGGGAAAGTCCGCATCGCTGAGCCAGCCCGTATCGAACAGTTGGCCGCCCGAAGTGGGATAAAAGGCGGTGCGATCCAGAATGATACCGAGGTGTGGGCGCTCCTCGGTGATGTTGCTGAAGGCGACGAAGCGGCCTTCGAATTCGGTGAGATTCGGGTCGGTGTAGTAGAGGCGTTCGGTCATGTCACTTCAAAAAGTATACCCACACGCGAGGGTGCGTGTGCACACCGCAGCCATGTTTAGTAAGGCTGAATGATGCCGCCGATAGAGCGCGGGGCGAGTTTTGCGGAGGCGGATGAGGAGGATTTGGATTTCAGGTAGGAGGCAATGACGTCGATGTATTTGAGGCCGGAGCCGGTGTTGTAGAGGACGACGGTGTCGCTCGGTTTCAGGAAGCCGGAGGCACGGAGCAGGTTGTAGGCGGCCAGGGAGGCAGCGCCTTCGGGAGCGGCGAAAACGCCTTCGTCGCGCGCCCAGGATTGGAATGAGCGCATGATGTCGTCGTCGGTGACGGCAACGGCGGTACCGTCACTCCTCTTCAAAATGTCGAGGACGATGTAATCGGCATAGGCTTTGGGCACGCGCAAGCCGGCGGCAATGGTCGTGGCGTCTTTCCAGGGTTCGGAGACGGGCTTGTGTTCTTCCCAGGCTTTGACGATGGGCGCGCAGCCGGCAGATTGAACGGCGATCATGCGGGGCCGCTTGGCGCCAGTCTTCAGCCATCCGAGCTGCTGCATTTCGTCGAAGGCTTTCCACATGCCGATGAGGCCGACACCTCCGCCGGTGGGGTAGATGACGGCATCGGGCAGGGTCCAGCCAAGTTGCTCGGCGATTTCGTAGCCCATGGTCTTCTTGCCTTCCACGCGGAAGGGCTCTTTGAGCGTGGAAACGTCGAACCAGCCTTCTTCTTCCTTGCGCTCGGCGATGATGCGCGCGCAGTCGCTAATGAGGCCGTCAACCAGATTGACGTGGGCACCATAGGACTGGCACTCGATGAGGTTCGCCTGCGGAACATCTTTGGGCATGAAAATGTGGGCTTCGATGCCGGCGGCAGCCGAGTAGGCCGCAAGCGCGCTGGCCGCGTTTCCGGCGGAGGGTGCGGCAAGTTTCTTCAGGCCGTAGGCGCGCGCCATGGTGACGGCGGCCGACATGCCGCGGGCTTTGAACGATCCGGTGGGATTGATGCCTTCGTCCTTGATGAAGACGTTCGGCATTTGGCGGCTGGGCAGCATGGGCGTGAAGCCTTCGCCGAGGGTGACGGGAGGAGCGTCGGGGAGAGCTTCGGCGTAGCGCCACATGGTGGCTGGGCGCGCGGCGAGGGATTCGCGGGTGAAGGTTTTGCCGATTGCGTTGAGATCGTAACGGACGTACAGCGAGCCGCCGTCACGCGGGCAGATGGTGCGGGGTTGATCGGCGGAGAGGTGTTCGAAGCATTTGGAACATTCGAGGTGGGTGATGTTGGACATGGTCTGCCGCTCAGCCGGTGTGCGGTCGATCAGTCTATCAGCCGCTTCGATTGGAACCAGAGACAATTAACCGCTGAGGACGCGCAGGGAGCAGGTAAGAAACCTTGCCCTACATGCCGGGGATTAACCGGACCAACGGAGAGATGGGGAAAGAACCCCGGGACCGGTTCCGCCGTCCCTGCGGGACTCGAGCCGTACTCTGTCCTTGTTCCCGGCGCTGACGTGCCGGGCTGGATTCTGGCG contains these protein-coding regions:
- a CDS encoding threonine synthase: MSNITHLECSKCFEHLSADQPRTICPRDGGSLYVRYDLNAIGKTFTRESLAARPATMWRYAEALPDAPPVTLGEGFTPMLPSRQMPNVFIKDEGINPTGSFKARGMSAAVTMARAYGLKKLAAPSAGNAASALAAYSAAAGIEAHIFMPKDVPQANLIECQSYGAHVNLVDGLISDCARIIAERKEEEGWFDVSTLKEPFRVEGKKTMGYEIAEQLGWTLPDAVIYPTGGGVGLIGMWKAFDEMQQLGWLKTGAKRPRMIAVQSAGCAPIVKAWEEHKPVSEPWKDATTIAAGLRVPKAYADYIVLDILKRSDGTAVAVTDDDIMRSFQSWARDEGVFAAPEGAASLAAYNLLRASGFLKPSDTVVLYNTGSGLKYIDVIASYLKSKSSSSASAKLAPRSIGGIIQPY